Proteins from a single region of Pseudomonas sp. BSw22131:
- a CDS encoding WecB/TagA/CpsF family glycosyltransferase, producing the protein MKKQHVDSRDVCSVIGMPVDTLSWPTVLARLSEWAPTKVSRYVCITNVHSVVTARQDPSFAEVIQGADMVTADGAPVAWLMRRTGVSGQQRINGPDLMWYYCGEAAKRDESIYLYGGQEDTLETLKRRLLEHFPSLRIAGAYSPPFRKLTDAEDEAIVQAINDSGAGTVWVSLGCPKQERWMADHRGRINATMLGVGAAFDYHAGTLKRAPLWMQRCGLEWFNRLWDEPARLWKRYLVTNSLFIFYAGRQLITSRFKASADSAG; encoded by the coding sequence ATGAAAAAGCAACACGTCGATTCACGAGATGTTTGTTCGGTTATCGGTATGCCTGTGGATACCCTGAGTTGGCCTACAGTGTTGGCCAGGCTGTCGGAATGGGCGCCTACCAAGGTTAGCCGTTATGTGTGCATTACGAATGTTCATTCAGTCGTCACTGCTCGCCAGGATCCGTCGTTTGCCGAAGTCATCCAGGGCGCCGATATGGTGACGGCCGACGGGGCGCCGGTTGCGTGGCTCATGCGCCGAACCGGTGTCTCGGGCCAGCAACGCATCAATGGTCCTGACTTGATGTGGTACTACTGCGGCGAAGCCGCGAAGCGCGATGAATCCATCTATCTTTACGGTGGGCAGGAAGACACCCTGGAAACGCTCAAGCGACGTTTGCTGGAGCATTTTCCGAGCCTGAGAATTGCGGGCGCCTACTCCCCGCCGTTCCGCAAGCTCACTGACGCTGAAGACGAGGCGATCGTCCAGGCGATCAACGATTCAGGTGCGGGCACTGTCTGGGTCAGCCTGGGTTGTCCGAAGCAGGAACGGTGGATGGCCGACCATCGAGGTCGCATCAATGCCACCATGTTGGGGGTCGGCGCGGCGTTCGACTACCACGCAGGCACGCTCAAGCGTGCACCACTCTGGATGCAACGCTGCGGCCTTGAGTGGTTCAACCGTCTGTGGGATGAACCGGCCCGTCTGTGGAAACGCTATCTGGTTACTAACTCCCTGTTCATTTTCTACGCTGGCAGGCAGTTGATCACGAGCCGATTCAAGGCCTCCGCAGACAGCGCCGGTTGA
- a CDS encoding GumK N-terminal domain-containing glycosyltransferase, which yields MNVFFVSGHDASAGRKVDFHFWADCLEKQGIHVDFMTVGLSYATGMKKNSRHFSRPFNTWIPMSDLVQKYVWRPVVHPFSLGNKKLDSITAPLFSIYSSLLPEAVKVRVRQADIVVIESGVGLMLAKSFAKLAPNAKFIYSVSDLLETLTFHPMVLQAEKAAIPLFKSIRVPAAVMKDSFPAGAPVAYVPPGLDTETFDAPADNPFVTSRNAISVGDMLFNPVVVETLARRFPDWTFHLFGKKSHLTKSFDNVVEHGERPFSDLVPYLRFSDIGIAPYRDAPSVAYISQSSLKMVQYTYCQLPIVAPDFAAAGRPHVLSFHPDADEDSLVSAFEKAIAYDRNSIDRSKVLNWERVTEQMFLS from the coding sequence ATGAATGTCTTCTTTGTATCAGGGCATGATGCAAGCGCAGGTCGGAAAGTGGATTTCCACTTCTGGGCTGACTGTTTGGAAAAGCAGGGAATCCACGTAGATTTCATGACCGTTGGGCTGAGTTACGCCACGGGGATGAAGAAAAACAGCAGGCATTTCAGTCGTCCATTCAACACTTGGATTCCTATGTCTGATCTTGTCCAGAAGTACGTCTGGCGACCGGTCGTTCACCCCTTCAGTCTTGGCAACAAAAAGCTCGATAGCATCACAGCGCCTTTGTTTTCTATTTACTCAAGCCTCCTGCCTGAAGCGGTCAAGGTCAGGGTTCGTCAGGCAGATATTGTGGTGATAGAGAGTGGTGTGGGTTTGATGCTGGCCAAGTCGTTTGCAAAGCTGGCGCCCAATGCGAAGTTCATTTACAGCGTGAGCGATTTGCTCGAGACGCTGACGTTTCATCCGATGGTGCTGCAGGCTGAAAAAGCCGCGATCCCCCTCTTTAAATCGATCCGGGTGCCTGCTGCAGTCATGAAAGACAGCTTTCCGGCTGGCGCGCCGGTGGCGTATGTTCCGCCGGGCCTGGACACTGAGACCTTCGATGCCCCGGCAGACAATCCGTTTGTAACGTCCAGAAATGCTATCAGCGTGGGCGATATGTTGTTTAATCCTGTCGTGGTCGAAACCTTGGCCAGGCGCTTTCCGGACTGGACCTTTCATTTATTCGGCAAGAAATCTCACCTGACAAAGTCTTTCGATAATGTCGTCGAGCACGGCGAGCGTCCGTTCTCGGACCTGGTGCCCTACCTGAGGTTTTCGGACATCGGCATCGCACCCTATCGGGATGCTCCAAGCGTTGCCTACATCAGTCAGTCAAGTCTGAAAATGGTCCAGTACACTTACTGCCAGTTACCCATTGTGGCGCCGGATTTCGCAGCAGCTGGCCGCCCACACGTACTGTCGTTTCACCCCGACGCTGATGAAGACTCACTGGTTAGCGCCTTCGAGAAAGCGATCGCCTATGATCGAAATTCGATTGATCGCTCAAAGGTTTTGAATTGGGAAAGAGTGACTGAACAAATGTTTCTCTCCTGA
- a CDS encoding glycosyltransferase produces the protein MNLTIVTVVFNDLDGLKKTLANVEPLVGDDVECWVIDGSSNTEIRDYMSHYANKRVQWISEPDRGVYDAMNKGVDRALGDYLIFMNAGDTFYPGFSPTTMFSRVEDRRSVVLGYSVEVYNDDRYLSPGLGNERRAFVAPSHQATFYPRAFYEHERYRLDLPIVADGDFTGRAIKSCGAVFVPMIVCEFELGGVSSSYGSSRVIKLRMQEATSMKKVVLLAAKVLMWKILPRRHFYRVLRSGRYTKIKQHQPLQLSNACARIAPTPLAG, from the coding sequence ATGAACTTGACGATTGTCACAGTGGTGTTCAACGACCTGGACGGGCTCAAAAAAACCCTGGCCAACGTCGAACCGCTCGTGGGCGACGACGTTGAATGCTGGGTTATTGATGGCAGCTCAAACACCGAAATCAGGGACTACATGTCGCACTACGCTAACAAGCGAGTGCAATGGATAAGTGAACCCGACCGTGGCGTCTACGATGCGATGAACAAGGGGGTTGATCGCGCCTTAGGCGATTACTTGATTTTCATGAATGCCGGAGACACGTTCTACCCGGGCTTCAGCCCGACAACAATGTTCTCGCGCGTCGAAGATCGTCGTTCTGTAGTGCTTGGGTATAGTGTCGAAGTCTACAACGATGATAGATACCTGAGCCCGGGCCTTGGTAATGAACGACGCGCCTTTGTTGCGCCTTCCCATCAAGCCACGTTTTACCCACGCGCTTTTTACGAGCATGAGCGCTATCGGTTGGACCTCCCCATAGTGGCGGACGGCGACTTCACTGGCCGCGCGATCAAGTCGTGCGGTGCGGTATTCGTACCGATGATCGTGTGTGAGTTCGAACTGGGCGGCGTATCTTCCAGCTACGGTTCATCCCGAGTGATCAAGCTGCGGATGCAGGAAGCAACTTCCATGAAAAAGGTAGTGCTGCTGGCCGCAAAAGTGTTGATGTGGAAGATATTGCCTCGGCGACATTTTTATCGGGTTCTTAGAAGTGGGCGCTACACAAAAATCAAACAACATCAGCCGCTTCAACTGAGTAATGCGTGTGCGCGAATAGCACCGACCCCGTTAGCGGGTTGA
- a CDS encoding lipopolysaccharide biosynthesis protein: MSANFTANKIGRGAFWSIINQSVAQILALLVFLVTARFVSKEAFGIMAVCLLLVEAFRQIGIESVAASIVSRRDIGDETFNAAFVLMLTSGAAGALILFLLAEPIAALLGNKEIASSLQWTSILLFTTGLSKTHEAWLTKQLMFKVLAIRSLLAISIGGAIGIWMAIQGYGLLSLIAQQLVTSLVGTATLWMTTRWKPSIKTTWKDVSSVLSHSRHVSLSAAASFVSMQSDVFFASYYLGAAETGVFNAAKRISVAMWLMISSSLNSVALPIQAALRDDAKRSSDAYLKCVYLSICITGPLYVGIAALSPDVVFVLLGSKWADVAPVLAFLSLSAFVTALSQYNSNILMVFSKAHWQTTITLISGAGNFILFFILARHGLLALTSGFLIKTIVFSPLSILPTLRLLGIGWVTYLKRILAPLISSLIMGACIYFLALEMSQFSPGLRLLLLIPAGVVIYLAVMLATNRHAVLDVFSLFKQTLRRDK, from the coding sequence ATGTCAGCTAATTTCACCGCCAATAAAATTGGCCGAGGCGCATTTTGGTCCATCATTAATCAATCAGTCGCGCAGATTCTCGCACTGCTTGTGTTTCTGGTTACTGCTCGGTTTGTGTCAAAAGAAGCATTCGGGATCATGGCTGTGTGCCTGCTTCTGGTCGAAGCCTTCCGCCAGATCGGGATTGAGAGCGTCGCTGCTTCAATTGTTTCCCGTCGCGATATCGGCGACGAAACGTTCAATGCGGCCTTTGTACTCATGCTGACCAGTGGCGCGGCAGGAGCGCTGATTCTGTTTTTACTGGCGGAGCCTATCGCGGCGCTTTTGGGTAACAAGGAGATAGCATCGTCACTGCAGTGGACCAGCATCCTGCTGTTTACCACCGGGTTGTCTAAAACCCATGAAGCCTGGCTCACAAAGCAGTTGATGTTCAAGGTGCTCGCCATCCGCTCCCTTTTAGCCATTTCAATTGGCGGCGCGATAGGCATCTGGATGGCGATTCAAGGTTATGGGCTGCTGAGTCTGATCGCTCAACAGTTGGTGACTTCGCTTGTAGGCACCGCGACGCTCTGGATGACTACTCGATGGAAGCCGAGCATCAAGACAACCTGGAAAGATGTATCGTCAGTACTTAGTCATTCGCGCCATGTATCCCTGTCAGCCGCTGCGTCTTTCGTGAGCATGCAGAGTGATGTGTTTTTTGCGTCCTATTATCTTGGCGCTGCCGAGACCGGTGTGTTCAATGCAGCCAAACGCATCAGTGTCGCCATGTGGCTGATGATTTCCAGTTCACTGAATTCGGTCGCGTTGCCCATCCAGGCAGCACTTCGCGATGATGCAAAGCGCTCCAGCGATGCTTATTTGAAATGCGTTTACTTGAGCATTTGCATCACCGGGCCACTCTACGTAGGAATCGCCGCTCTCTCACCGGACGTTGTATTTGTGCTGTTGGGATCAAAGTGGGCGGATGTTGCTCCGGTTTTGGCATTTCTATCGCTTAGCGCTTTTGTTACTGCTCTGTCTCAATACAACTCGAATATCCTTATGGTGTTCAGCAAAGCTCACTGGCAAACCACCATCACTCTGATCAGCGGCGCAGGCAATTTCATATTGTTTTTCATACTGGCGCGTCACGGGCTCTTGGCGCTTACAAGCGGCTTCCTGATCAAGACCATTGTGTTTTCGCCGCTGTCTATCCTGCCGACCCTTCGCTTACTGGGAATTGGTTGGGTGACCTATCTGAAGCGAATACTGGCGCCGCTTATCTCCTCATTGATCATGGGGGCGTGTATTTATTTTCTTGCTTTGGAGATGTCGCAGTTTTCTCCAGGGCTGCGGCTGTTGCTTCTCATACCAGCAGGAGTGGTGATTTATCTTGCCGTTATGCTGGCCACCAACAGGCACGCTGTGCTGGACGTGTTTAGCCTGTTCAAGCAGACGCTGCGCAGAGACAAGTAA
- a CDS encoding WecB/TagA/CpsF family glycosyltransferase has product MYTKLPLRTASELIDRLHIVEDEKRDIFIDELLETKEQKILGFLNQYGFNLAAEKESVLSSFGNIDYLLRDGIGIKLACRWNKLEPGANLNGTDFIPELIKKAQDSPIEIDYFVFGTQSPWLETGARNLMEGQECHTLHGFYSEEKYLNCLKKRARKGVLTIVVLAMGMPKQEHLANMLRKSVSGPILVVCGGAIIDFQAERFDRAPALMRRLNLEWLFRLISEPQRLFRRYMLGIPKFLYYMVANK; this is encoded by the coding sequence ATGTATACGAAACTACCCTTGAGAACAGCGTCAGAGCTTATCGATAGGCTCCATATCGTCGAAGACGAAAAGCGGGATATTTTTATTGATGAGTTACTTGAAACCAAGGAGCAAAAGATTCTTGGTTTTCTGAATCAATATGGATTCAATCTGGCCGCGGAAAAGGAATCCGTGCTGTCCAGTTTTGGCAACATTGATTATCTCCTACGTGATGGCATAGGGATTAAGCTGGCTTGCCGTTGGAACAAGCTTGAACCGGGTGCGAACCTGAACGGAACGGACTTTATTCCGGAGCTGATCAAAAAAGCTCAGGACAGCCCGATCGAAATCGATTATTTCGTATTTGGTACGCAGTCTCCATGGCTGGAAACCGGCGCTAGAAACCTGATGGAAGGGCAGGAATGCCATACGCTGCACGGCTTCTACTCCGAAGAAAAGTATCTTAACTGCCTGAAAAAAAGGGCGCGTAAGGGTGTACTTACCATCGTCGTCCTGGCAATGGGCATGCCCAAGCAGGAGCACCTTGCCAACATGCTGCGCAAATCTGTCAGCGGCCCGATTCTGGTCGTTTGCGGGGGCGCAATCATTGATTTTCAGGCGGAGCGCTTCGACCGAGCGCCGGCCTTAATGCGCCGTTTGAACCTTGAGTGGCTTTTCCGACTCATCAGTGAGCCCCAGCGATTGTTTCGGCGCTACATGCTTGGCATCCCGAAATTCTTGTACTACATGGTGGCAAACAAGTAA
- a CDS encoding glycosyltransferase family 4 protein, with protein sequence MKIVHIVRQFYPSVGGLEDYVLNLAKEQRSAGHEVVVMTLNSDFQTGKQLVEHEEHQGIKVLRLPWKGSKRYPICKPDPALLNQMDLVHVHAVDFFIDYISLLKRLGRITSPLILCTHGGFFHTKKNQWIKKLFFNVITRWTLGSVDAVVCNSSNDYSVFAPISRRAQLVNNGIRVKKFGPGTPSGSAPANDLVYLGRFSENKRLPWLIEQFAKIEHPPGHLKVIGRSKTGDAAELISLVKRLGCEEKVKLIFDVEDDEIASHIVNSKFTVSASEYEGFGLGVVELMSYGLVPFLSEEPLSFKDFVDDSGVGRIFNITSSNFKAEYDLLVGDWSPAAAVGAASYANQFSWITVAEEIFNVYETTLENSVRAYR encoded by the coding sequence ATGAAAATTGTTCATATCGTGAGACAGTTTTATCCTAGTGTTGGTGGACTTGAGGACTACGTTCTCAATTTGGCGAAAGAGCAGAGATCAGCGGGTCACGAAGTTGTTGTCATGACATTGAATTCTGACTTCCAAACGGGGAAGCAGCTTGTCGAGCACGAAGAGCATCAGGGCATAAAGGTTTTACGGCTTCCCTGGAAAGGGTCAAAACGCTATCCCATTTGCAAGCCGGATCCTGCGCTGTTGAATCAGATGGACTTAGTGCATGTGCACGCGGTCGATTTTTTCATTGATTATATCTCGCTCTTGAAGCGCCTCGGACGAATCACCTCTCCGCTGATATTATGTACCCACGGTGGGTTTTTCCACACGAAGAAAAACCAGTGGATCAAAAAGCTGTTCTTCAACGTTATTACTAGATGGACGCTGGGTAGCGTAGATGCGGTCGTTTGTAACAGTTCGAACGACTACTCGGTGTTCGCGCCTATCTCTCGCCGTGCTCAATTAGTGAACAATGGGATACGGGTGAAAAAGTTTGGTCCGGGAACGCCAAGTGGATCGGCTCCCGCCAATGACCTTGTCTATCTGGGGCGGTTTAGCGAGAACAAGCGTTTGCCATGGCTGATCGAGCAATTTGCCAAGATCGAACATCCGCCAGGACACTTGAAGGTCATCGGTCGAAGCAAGACCGGCGACGCAGCTGAGTTAATTTCACTTGTGAAGCGACTTGGCTGTGAGGAAAAGGTAAAGCTTATCTTCGATGTCGAAGATGATGAAATTGCCAGTCATATTGTAAATTCGAAATTTACGGTGAGTGCCTCCGAATATGAAGGTTTCGGACTGGGTGTTGTGGAACTGATGTCATATGGCCTCGTTCCGTTTTTATCTGAAGAGCCACTTTCATTTAAGGATTTTGTTGATGATTCTGGGGTCGGCCGAATATTTAATATTACTTCGTCTAACTTCAAGGCAGAGTACGACTTGCTTGTAGGCGATTGGTCGCCTGCGGCAGCGGTTGGTGCAGCTTCGTATGCGAACCAATTCTCATGGATTACGGTGGCAGAGGAGATCTTCAATGTATACGAAACTACCCTTGAGAACAGCGTCAGAGCTTATCGATAG
- a CDS encoding lipopolysaccharide biosynthesis protein — MKKIEFTLATPVRRLLDRYEHLNWALLDQAMVSGINFLVGILLVRYLGIEEYGQYVLAYMIVQFFMSVQNSLIIAPLFSIAPKLEKPELPTYYSATFVMQVALAIIIGCVFAIGASVLPGTITPSWLTLNLVVPIIACIVVIQLQDYVRRSLFSQGSFKRAFFLDLIAYGGQVLLILIVVRVHPSFEAALFSISATMLLSFVLGLRYLNLVMPSRQEVHAVTKRHWLSAKWLLGSAILQWLSGNYFLIVVGAVFGPAIVGGIRAAQNLLGLSHILFQGLENVVPGAASRRFQTRGVSGLTSYLKKVALMMLLGTGLIAASAAIFSEPLLRLVYGAPNPSSVAAMIWFVPLYVLGATALPIRAGLRTLECTYPIFVAYALGAVLSVSVAHYLVSRYEINGAMGGMLFVDTMMTLVLLYSLSREVRKHANSLSS, encoded by the coding sequence ATGAAAAAAATCGAATTCACCTTGGCTACTCCCGTGCGCCGACTTCTTGACCGCTATGAGCATCTCAACTGGGCGTTGCTCGATCAGGCGATGGTCAGTGGCATCAACTTTCTTGTCGGCATTTTATTGGTGCGTTACCTGGGTATTGAGGAGTATGGCCAATACGTCCTGGCTTACATGATCGTGCAGTTCTTCATGAGCGTGCAGAATTCACTGATCATCGCTCCATTGTTCTCGATCGCTCCCAAGCTCGAAAAGCCAGAGTTGCCAACTTATTACAGCGCCACATTCGTAATGCAAGTCGCGCTCGCGATAATAATCGGGTGCGTTTTTGCGATAGGTGCATCAGTACTGCCGGGCACGATTACACCCTCATGGCTCACCCTCAATCTGGTGGTGCCCATCATTGCCTGTATTGTCGTGATTCAACTGCAGGATTACGTGCGCCGCAGCCTGTTTTCACAAGGATCATTCAAGCGCGCCTTCTTTCTGGATCTGATCGCCTACGGCGGCCAGGTGCTCCTGATACTGATCGTCGTGCGAGTACACCCCAGTTTTGAAGCAGCGTTGTTTTCAATCTCTGCAACGATGCTGCTTTCGTTTGTGCTGGGTCTGCGTTATCTGAATTTGGTGATGCCCTCGAGGCAAGAAGTCCATGCGGTTACCAAGCGCCATTGGCTGTCAGCCAAATGGTTGCTGGGCTCAGCGATACTCCAGTGGTTGTCGGGCAATTACTTTTTGATCGTCGTGGGTGCAGTCTTCGGGCCGGCCATCGTCGGCGGAATACGCGCAGCCCAGAACCTTCTCGGGCTTAGTCATATTCTGTTCCAGGGCTTGGAAAACGTAGTGCCGGGCGCTGCCAGTCGACGTTTTCAGACCCGAGGCGTGTCCGGGCTTACCAGTTATCTCAAGAAAGTCGCACTGATGATGTTGCTGGGGACGGGACTGATCGCAGCGAGTGCTGCCATTTTCTCCGAGCCTTTATTGAGGCTGGTATATGGCGCGCCTAACCCGAGCAGCGTCGCTGCGATGATCTGGTTCGTTCCACTCTATGTATTGGGCGCCACGGCGTTGCCAATACGGGCAGGGTTACGGACCCTGGAATGTACTTACCCGATATTTGTCGCGTACGCCTTGGGTGCCGTGCTCTCCGTTTCGGTTGCGCACTATCTGGTTTCCCGGTACGAAATCAATGGGGCGATGGGCGGCATGTTGTTTGTGGACACCATGATGACGCTGGTTTTGCTTTATTCACTCAGTCGCGAAGTTCGCAAACACGCGAACTCGCTGTCTTCATGA
- a CDS encoding acyltransferase family protein, which produces MIHYSAVNQSEVPGAKAARKPRIAMVDVAKGIGILLIVLGHNTVFTDACKLLASALGAFRIPFFFFVSGVTFTLGVRTFATIALQRADAWLKPCAVVLTGIGMAKIAAGVATAEALILSLTYAAGFTFAWPPLWFLPHLWLVYMCATALLLYGKKLFATPLRKVLLLVAMAGIGYQLLQAFDSPKENPQCSKELEFSRDLFDCGLPFNADLLFITLMFFLCGNFLASAIKNFRPNALATIATLVVFLSLRYLFPIPMDLNARIYENLLVSPLQAFSGIYIMLNICFWLSRSVSLVAVLTYFSRISLFILIFHAPVLYAILKLMPRWVHTPWIVGVAAFVIPVAVSAIMYAVCSNIRYIKPFFFPVKTNRASLPG; this is translated from the coding sequence ATGATTCATTATTCAGCAGTTAATCAATCAGAAGTACCCGGTGCGAAAGCGGCGAGAAAACCCAGGATAGCGATGGTTGATGTGGCCAAGGGGATCGGCATTCTGCTGATCGTTTTGGGCCACAATACAGTTTTCACCGATGCCTGCAAATTACTTGCAAGTGCTCTGGGTGCGTTCAGGATTCCCTTCTTTTTCTTTGTTTCAGGGGTTACGTTCACTCTCGGCGTCCGCACATTTGCAACGATTGCACTGCAGCGGGCAGATGCATGGCTCAAGCCATGTGCGGTGGTTCTCACGGGAATCGGCATGGCAAAAATAGCCGCGGGCGTTGCTACCGCCGAGGCCCTGATCCTGAGCCTGACCTACGCGGCCGGCTTTACTTTCGCATGGCCGCCGCTGTGGTTCCTGCCGCATTTGTGGTTGGTGTACATGTGCGCAACAGCGCTGTTGCTATACGGCAAAAAGTTATTTGCAACCCCTTTACGCAAGGTGCTTCTACTGGTGGCGATGGCAGGAATCGGTTACCAGCTGCTACAGGCGTTTGACAGCCCTAAAGAAAATCCGCAGTGCTCTAAAGAACTTGAATTTTCCCGGGATCTGTTTGATTGCGGACTGCCGTTCAATGCGGATTTGCTGTTCATTACATTGATGTTTTTTCTGTGCGGTAACTTCCTAGCGTCGGCCATTAAAAATTTCAGGCCCAACGCACTGGCCACAATAGCTACGCTCGTAGTTTTCCTCAGCCTGCGATATTTGTTCCCCATTCCTATGGATCTGAATGCGCGCATTTATGAAAACCTATTGGTTTCTCCTTTGCAGGCGTTTTCGGGCATCTACATAATGCTGAATATCTGCTTCTGGCTTTCACGATCGGTCAGTCTGGTTGCCGTTTTGACCTATTTCTCCCGTATCAGCCTGTTCATTTTGATATTTCACGCGCCTGTCCTGTACGCGATTCTCAAACTGATGCCTCGTTGGGTTCATACCCCCTGGATTGTAGGTGTCGCGGCATTTGTGATTCCCGTTGCGGTATCAGCGATAATGTATGCGGTGTGTTCGAACATCCGTTACATCAAGCCGTTCTTTTTCCCCGTGAAGACCAACAGAGCAAGCTTGCCGGGGTAA
- a CDS encoding glycosyltransferase family 4 protein: MRNQRNILLSAIACSPFLGSEDGVGWHWAVELENLGHRVTVITRTRFKADIERHMRANPQIKLEFVYVDWLPGIDYTGSPSLPSYAYIYVWQWLAFLRARQLLASQRFDLVHHVTFAGIRLPSFMGGLGIPFIFGPVGGGEETPPRLLVSFPLAAKAKEWARRISNRLVKFDPLMRYTMGRATVIGLTTKDSLPVIPVSLRHKTVVCATIGVEARLTPDVTAKVEGSVVLYAGRFLYWKGMQLGIRAFAKAVSNDPSLRLVMVGEGPALGQWQALAKECGVEQYITWHSWVDKEQLVNLYQTSSLFLFPSLHDSGGMVVLEAASCGLPVLCLDIGGPGEMVGPEVGIKVNAQNASEAEVVAQLAAALESLTADKSHLLALSDTARHWAGRQSWNAKVAEFYDACEPFLLSKEANNPAIKT, encoded by the coding sequence ATGAGAAATCAACGCAACATATTGCTCTCGGCCATCGCGTGCTCGCCCTTTCTGGGGTCTGAAGATGGCGTTGGCTGGCATTGGGCCGTGGAGCTTGAAAACCTGGGGCACCGCGTCACGGTTATCACACGTACCCGATTCAAGGCAGACATTGAACGGCACATGCGGGCAAACCCGCAGATCAAGCTCGAGTTCGTTTACGTCGACTGGCTGCCCGGGATTGACTACACCGGGAGTCCTAGCCTGCCGTCCTACGCGTACATCTACGTCTGGCAGTGGCTGGCTTTCTTGCGCGCACGCCAGTTGCTCGCTTCACAGCGCTTCGATCTTGTGCACCACGTGACCTTTGCAGGCATCCGTTTACCGAGTTTTATGGGCGGCCTTGGCATCCCGTTCATTTTCGGTCCTGTCGGCGGCGGTGAGGAAACCCCACCTCGTTTGCTGGTCTCTTTTCCATTGGCGGCAAAGGCCAAAGAGTGGGCCAGGCGTATATCGAACCGGCTGGTCAAGTTCGATCCGCTGATGCGTTACACCATGGGGCGGGCGACGGTTATAGGTCTTACCACCAAAGACAGTTTGCCGGTAATCCCCGTCTCGTTGAGACACAAGACAGTGGTGTGCGCGACCATCGGTGTAGAGGCTCGCCTCACCCCGGATGTAACAGCGAAGGTTGAGGGAAGCGTCGTGTTGTACGCCGGCAGGTTCCTTTACTGGAAAGGCATGCAGCTGGGCATACGGGCGTTCGCCAAGGCAGTCAGCAATGACCCTTCATTGCGTCTGGTGATGGTAGGGGAGGGGCCGGCACTTGGCCAATGGCAGGCGCTGGCGAAAGAATGTGGCGTTGAGCAGTACATCACCTGGCACAGCTGGGTAGACAAAGAACAACTGGTAAACCTGTATCAAACTTCAAGTTTGTTCCTGTTTCCAAGCTTGCACGACTCAGGCGGTATGGTCGTACTCGAAGCTGCATCATGCGGATTGCCGGTGCTTTGCCTGGACATCGGCGGCCCTGGAGAGATGGTTGGCCCCGAGGTCGGGATCAAGGTTAATGCACAGAATGCCAGTGAGGCTGAAGTCGTGGCCCAACTCGCAGCAGCGCTTGAGTCATTGACTGCCGACAAGTCGCACTTGTTAGCATTGAGTGACACTGCCAGACACTGGGCCGGTCGCCAAAGCTGGAATGCCAAAGTCGCTGAATTTTATGACGCCTGCGAGCCATTCCTGCTGTCTAAGGAAGCCAACAATCCGGCGATAAAAACGTAG